One region of Haladaptatus cibarius D43 genomic DNA includes:
- a CDS encoding beta-ribofuranosylaminobenzene 5'-phosphate synthase family protein: MAQVTVGARLHFGFQNLSLAYERLYGGLGVALESPTVSVEALPADEIRCEDFREREYARCATDILGVPGIDLQVRETLPGHVGLGSGTQLALTVLAATARAYDCRPEIRDNAPALDRGGRSGVGVSTFERGGFVVDAGHPTERFTTDRPSRGEWSVPPVVAQHTIPEAWRFVVVLPEAEPGRSGDNEDESMRTVVERADPAIADDISAVLLRQVLPAIAGDDPETFGGGVAEIGRLNGAWYADEQGGVYRPPVGELVTEMEKSPAIFGAGQSSWGPAVYGVTTKKDADSAVEAAEMALDSASVGGDVLVARPRNTGASVNGKQ, translated from the coding sequence ATGGCACAGGTGACGGTTGGCGCGCGACTCCACTTCGGATTTCAGAACCTCTCGCTCGCCTACGAGCGACTGTACGGCGGGCTTGGAGTCGCACTCGAATCGCCGACCGTCTCGGTCGAAGCCCTGCCCGCGGACGAAATACGATGCGAGGATTTTCGCGAGAGAGAGTACGCACGCTGTGCGACGGATATTTTGGGCGTTCCGGGTATCGACCTGCAAGTCCGAGAAACCCTCCCGGGTCACGTCGGACTCGGAAGCGGAACGCAACTCGCGCTTACCGTTCTCGCCGCAACTGCGCGAGCATACGATTGCCGACCCGAAATCCGCGACAACGCGCCCGCACTCGACCGCGGCGGGAGAAGCGGTGTCGGCGTTTCGACGTTCGAGCGGGGCGGATTCGTGGTCGATGCAGGACACCCTACCGAACGGTTCACCACCGACCGTCCCTCCCGCGGCGAGTGGTCGGTTCCGCCCGTCGTGGCCCAGCACACGATTCCCGAGGCGTGGCGCTTCGTGGTCGTGCTTCCGGAGGCGGAACCCGGACGAAGCGGCGACAACGAGGACGAAAGTATGCGAACGGTGGTCGAACGAGCAGACCCCGCGATTGCGGACGATATTTCGGCCGTACTGCTCCGTCAGGTGCTTCCGGCAATCGCGGGAGATGACCCGGAGACATTCGGGGGCGGAGTCGCCGAAATCGGGCGATTGAACGGCGCGTGGTACGCAGACGAGCAGGGAGGCGTCTATCGACCGCCAGTCGGCGAACTCGTGACCGAAATGGAAAAATCACCCGCAATTTTCGGCGCAGGGCAATCTTCGTGGGGGCCTGCCGTGTACGGCGTAACGACGAAAAAAGACGCAGACAGCGCGGTTGAGGCGGCGGAAATGGCGCTCGATTCCGCGAGCGTCGGCGGTGACGTGTTGGTCGCTCGGCCGAGAAACACGGGTGCGAGCGTAAACGGTAAGCAGTAG
- a CDS encoding glycosyltransferase, which yields MSRTVAVAHYPEGAGHATRMLAVAQALEGPETDVVLAGGGPGSQFIEYNGYEAYHPATVDYIGDYQGGSLFDVLTRSVPNSAKRVFDFARWLRREDPAALITDDMFAAMAAQLTDTPLYVLTHNAASYYDAAVEQAFTWLLNRYQLSVAHAFLYPAVWPPDRGDPPGVVHIPPIALEPNGAEAPDDVGVLVVPSTYSTNFDELARTLRAEGHTVTLVGDDNWECAASLLPWIRSADVVVCSGYSTVMEAAVGGTPCIIYPFTDEQHGVSRVIERRGLRGFQVEHSIPHVVRAVRHPPESPSHENGAERAAEFVLDHMERETAPIPR from the coding sequence ATGAGTCGGACCGTCGCCGTCGCACATTATCCGGAGGGTGCTGGTCACGCGACCCGGATGCTCGCCGTGGCACAAGCACTGGAAGGGCCGGAAACAGATGTCGTCCTTGCCGGTGGGGGTCCCGGGTCGCAGTTCATCGAATACAACGGCTACGAGGCCTACCACCCCGCGACAGTCGATTACATCGGTGATTACCAAGGAGGCTCTCTTTTCGACGTGCTTACACGGAGCGTTCCGAACAGCGCGAAACGGGTGTTCGATTTCGCTCGATGGCTTCGACGAGAAGACCCCGCCGCGCTCATTACGGACGACATGTTCGCCGCGATGGCCGCCCAACTGACCGATACGCCACTGTACGTGCTCACCCACAACGCCGCGTCCTACTACGACGCCGCGGTCGAACAGGCGTTCACGTGGTTGCTCAACCGATACCAACTGTCGGTGGCCCATGCGTTCCTCTATCCTGCAGTTTGGCCGCCAGACAGGGGCGACCCACCGGGCGTCGTCCACATCCCTCCAATCGCGCTCGAACCGAACGGCGCTGAGGCACCGGACGACGTGGGCGTCCTCGTGGTTCCCAGTACGTACTCAACGAACTTCGACGAACTCGCGCGAACGCTTCGGGCGGAAGGCCACACCGTCACGCTCGTCGGCGACGACAACTGGGAGTGCGCCGCCTCGCTCCTGCCGTGGATTCGGTCGGCCGACGTGGTCGTCTGTTCGGGCTACTCCACCGTGATGGAGGCCGCCGTGGGCGGAACGCCCTGTATCATCTATCCCTTCACGGACGAACAGCACGGCGTTTCGCGCGTCATCGAGCGCAGAGGGCTTCGCGGGTTCCAAGTCGAACACTCGATTCCGCACGTCGTCCGTGCTGTGCGCCACCCGCCGGAATCGCCCAGCCACGAAAACGGAGCGGAACGGGCCGCGGAGTTCGTCCTCGACCATATGGAACGAGAAACGGCCCCGATACCGCGGTAA
- a CDS encoding YqjF family protein — MRAFQFTWQDCLFVHWPVERDALRTVVPDSLALDTDEGQAWVSVLASTIENARPPGVPTRFGMTFPQVNFRTYVRLGQTAGVYFLSLDTSSRLAVRVARSLYRLPYYYADTVVDSGSRHRFRSRRMQRSAPPVEFEATYEPEGSAKTPESGTLSAFLSERYRLFVPQAGLTTRIEHDPWYLYPATADVSAESLFEAVGLSEPNREPRVRYCPRMEFQVRTPTRIEK, encoded by the coding sequence CGAACCGTCGTCCCGGATTCTCTGGCGCTCGATACCGACGAGGGACAGGCGTGGGTCAGCGTCCTCGCTTCCACCATCGAAAACGCCAGACCGCCGGGTGTGCCAACCAGATTCGGAATGACGTTCCCGCAGGTCAACTTCCGAACCTACGTCCGCCTCGGTCAGACGGCAGGCGTCTATTTTCTGAGCCTCGACACCAGCAGTCGCCTCGCGGTTCGTGTCGCCCGGTCACTCTACCGACTGCCGTACTACTACGCGGACACCGTCGTGGATTCCGGGTCACGCCACCGATTTCGGAGTCGGCGCATGCAACGCAGCGCACCCCCAGTCGAGTTCGAAGCGACCTACGAACCGGAAGGGTCTGCAAAGACGCCGGAATCGGGGACGCTCTCCGCGTTCCTCTCGGAACGCTATCGTCTGTTCGTCCCGCAGGCGGGACTCACGACCAGAATCGAGCACGACCCGTGGTATCTGTATCCCGCGACTGCCGACGTGAGCGCGGAATCGCTGTTCGAAGCGGTTGGACTGTCCGAACCGAACCGGGAACCCCGAGTTCGGTACTGTCCACGAATGGAGTTTCAGGTTCGGACACCGACGCGAATCGAGAAGTAA